One Hordeum vulgare subsp. vulgare chromosome 4H, MorexV3_pseudomolecules_assembly, whole genome shotgun sequence DNA window includes the following coding sequences:
- the LOC123447491 gene encoding uncharacterized protein LOC123447491 isoform X1, with protein sequence MPLRFLGRICGDAVGSAARRFHVKKPRRRDAGIRPAQVVRPAPRGEGFLRRGLQRGRRLRAEAAEQHRARRRETRPRPLGAKEKNLGCLPCLERVNYVLKFPAEPAAIDEFAAEKALKEDAMKWRFEELWIIEHGSKYKHNEWRKAWLYDKYKKCAQDVDKRNTEGGGAAFGTDQFWDETEQEFRSRRHRELED encoded by the exons ATGCCGCTGCGATTCCTCGGCCGGATCTGCGGCGACGCCGTCGGATCGGCGGCGCGGAGGTTCCACGTAA AGAAACCTCGGCGACGAGATGCGGGAATTCGCCCAGCACAG GTGGTTCGTCCAGCTCCGCGCGGAGAGGGATTTCTACGCCGGGGTCTGCAGCGAGGCCGCCGGCTCCGCGCGGAGGCTGCGGAACAACATCGAGCGCGACGCCGAGAGACTCGGCCGCGGCCTCTGGGAGCAAAA GAAAAAAATCTTGGATGCCTACCTTGCCTTGAGCGAGTAAATTATGTTCTCAAATTTCCAGCGGAGCCAGCAG CCATAGATGAGTTTGCTGCTGAGAAAGCCTTGAAAGAGGATGCCATGAAGTGGAGGTTCGAGGAGCTGTGGATTATCGAGCACGGCAGTAAGTACAAGCACAATGAGTGGAGGAAGGCGTGGCTCTATGACAAGTACAAGAAATGCGCCCAGGATGTCGACAAGCGCAACACGGAGGGCGGGGGAGCCGCCTTCGGGACAGACCAGTTCTGGGACGAAACCGAGCAGGAGTTCCGCTCACGCAGGCACCGCGAGCTGGAAGATTGA
- the LOC123447491 gene encoding uncharacterized protein LOC123447491 isoform X2 has translation MPLRFLGRICGDAVGSAARRFHVVRPAPRGEGFLRRGLQRGRRLRAEAAEQHRARRRETRPRPLGAKEKNLGCLPCLERVNYVLKFPAEPAAIDEFAAEKALKEDAMKWRFEELWIIEHGSKYKHNEWRKAWLYDKYKKCAQDVDKRNTEGGGAAFGTDQFWDETEQEFRSRRHRELED, from the exons ATGCCGCTGCGATTCCTCGGCCGGATCTGCGGCGACGCCGTCGGATCGGCGGCGCGGAGGTTCCAC GTGGTTCGTCCAGCTCCGCGCGGAGAGGGATTTCTACGCCGGGGTCTGCAGCGAGGCCGCCGGCTCCGCGCGGAGGCTGCGGAACAACATCGAGCGCGACGCCGAGAGACTCGGCCGCGGCCTCTGGGAGCAAAA GAAAAAAATCTTGGATGCCTACCTTGCCTTGAGCGAGTAAATTATGTTCTCAAATTTCCAGCGGAGCCAGCAG CCATAGATGAGTTTGCTGCTGAGAAAGCCTTGAAAGAGGATGCCATGAAGTGGAGGTTCGAGGAGCTGTGGATTATCGAGCACGGCAGTAAGTACAAGCACAATGAGTGGAGGAAGGCGTGGCTCTATGACAAGTACAAGAAATGCGCCCAGGATGTCGACAAGCGCAACACGGAGGGCGGGGGAGCCGCCTTCGGGACAGACCAGTTCTGGGACGAAACCGAGCAGGAGTTCCGCTCACGCAGGCACCGCGAGCTGGAAGATTGA
- the LOC123447491 gene encoding uncharacterized protein LOC123447491 isoform X3: MPLRFLGRICGDAVGSAARRFHRNLGDEMREFAQHRWFVQLRAERDFYAGVCSEAAGSARRLRNNIERDAERLGRGLWEQKKKILDAYLALSE; this comes from the exons ATGCCGCTGCGATTCCTCGGCCGGATCTGCGGCGACGCCGTCGGATCGGCGGCGCGGAGGTTCCAC AGAAACCTCGGCGACGAGATGCGGGAATTCGCCCAGCACAG GTGGTTCGTCCAGCTCCGCGCGGAGAGGGATTTCTACGCCGGGGTCTGCAGCGAGGCCGCCGGCTCCGCGCGGAGGCTGCGGAACAACATCGAGCGCGACGCCGAGAGACTCGGCCGCGGCCTCTGGGAGCAAAA GAAAAAAATCTTGGATGCCTACCTTGCCTTGAGCGAGTAA